One window of Daphnia carinata strain CSIRO-1 chromosome 7, CSIRO_AGI_Dcar_HiC_V3, whole genome shotgun sequence genomic DNA carries:
- the LOC130695580 gene encoding heme-binding protein 2-like, producing MSSLFERIKSAIPKDGLQIASYKVIRQIQDYEERIYPPQIWVRTQMKSTSREDCTYPMFWKLFNYISGQNERQEKIPMTAPVSVLIEPDDPSEVADHPQSTFTMAFYIPAPFDEDPPQPVDPSVSIEHRPEIRVLVRTYGGFSNDRIDQEERCHLLASLTAEDKEMVQDQLNQPGGGVYYCAGYDPPLKLFFRRNEIWLPIQGQCDSSDGSTLSPLN from the exons ATGTCCAGCCTCTTTGAGCGAATTAAAAGCGCCATTCCGAAAGACGGGCTGCAAATCGCATCCTACAAAGTCATCCGCCAGATCCAG GATTATGAGGAAAGAATTTATCCGCCCCAAATATGGGTCAGGACTCAGATGAAAAGCACTTCGAGAGAGGATTGCACTTATCCGATGTTTTGGAAACTGTTCAATTACATTTCGGGGCAAAACGAACGGCAAGAAAAAATCCCAATGACTGCGCCCGTCTCCGTGCTGATTGAGCCGGACGATCCGTCTGAAGTGGCTGATCATCCGCAAAGCACGTTCACGATGGCCTTTTACATTCCTGCACCGTTCGACGAGGATCCTCCGCAACCCGTCGACCCTAGCGTGTCGATTGAACATCGACCCGAAATCAGAGTTCTCGTCAG AACTTATGGGGGTTTCAGTAACGACCGCATAGACCAAGAAGAGCGTTGCCACCTGCTCGCCTCGCTAACTGCCGAGGACAAAGAAATGGTGCAAGACCAACTGAATCAACCGGGCGGAGGCGTTTATTATTGCGCTGGTTACGATCCGCCTCTGAAACTCTTTTTCCGACGCAACGAAATTTGGCTACCTATCCAAGGGCAATGCGATAGCTCCGACGGATCGACTCTTTCCCCCCTTAATTAA
- the LOC130695556 gene encoding uncharacterized protein LOC130695556 isoform X2, with amino-acid sequence MDSKQAVVLFFSLIIIESLALNLEDCNKPNAGFPIVFDTVSLGDFHMRTYEKAMASSASRFYFAPLALLEHTSASSGRNNLTGENQLVFRVEMWNDELHYIVKDHLSNITGLSMAENRVNILPFEKVSLRCQRCSPARSDSRWRSFSQSPKHMEFRMVCTTLEECHNLREQMIHHPEQFSSHLMLFFRMEGNKDSIRRKSASVTSEHIWNGPIMLDLNRRFSNSSFALVTSHDRGRIVSETLENVLADVEISLESAEDLAIEPEDELRLRKMMENVLFENYIIPLEDDSESAWNSLYWDYENVGLDVRPDIMARKLNKLYQNVEEKDRKWIIEQFSHGPGLSSTKTILSDETSLALANIFQTIPTHIGSRLLSSQRNIQWDGHKFLPKVTKLFRINLDKLRHSFKPVRNVPVKYSVIDLRLDLNVQPAMSRINFERQPQIPEFRTARKGNEEMQTTVKPDERLLTSDTTGNESSPGVLQGLFQTIRGAITGGGIETAPYTVIRQEKEYEERLYPAQKWVRTQMKNISKDGASSAMFWKLFNYISGQNAKQTKIPMTAPVTVFIEPGSGPNCESTFTMAFYVPSGFQEDTPEPTADDVSIEERPEFKVLARVFQGPTDDTAFVEQAVHFGELIQSNKETGVVFDTYFFVQYYNGNPGSAEINEIWFKKSD; translated from the exons ATGGATTCAAA ACAGGctgttgttctgtttttttctctcatcaTTATCGAGTCCCTGGCTTTAAATCTTGAAGATTGCAACAAGCCAAATGCCGGCTTTCCAATTGTCTTCGATACCGTGTCACTTGGCGATTTCCACATGCGCACCTACGAGAAAGCGATGGCATCTTCAGCCTCCCGATTCTACTTCGCTCCGTTGGCTTTGCTGGAACATACGAGCGCCTCGAGTGGGCGTAATAATTTGACCGGTGAGAACCAGTTGGTGTTCCGCGTTGAGATGTGGAATGATGAGCTGCACTACATCGTGAAAGACCATTTGAGCAACATTACTGGTCTATCTATGGCGGAGAATAGAGTAAATATACTACCGTTTGAAAAGGTTTCTCTACGATGTCAACGATGCAGCCCGGCGCGTTCGGACAGCCGCTGGCGATCTTTTTCGCAAAGTCCCAAACACATGGAATTCCGAATGGTTTGTACGACATTGGAAGAGTGTCACAATCTTCGGGAGCAGATGATTCATCATCCCGAGCAGTTCTCTTCGCATTTGATGCTATTTTTCCGAATGGAGGGTAACAAAGACTCTATACGGCGTAAATCTGCGTCGGTCACCAGCGAACACATTTGGAACGGACCAATCATGTTGGATTTGAATAGAAGATtttctaattcttcttttgccttGGTGACTTCGCATGATCGTGGAAGGATCGTGTCGGAGACTTTGGAGAATGTCTTGGCTGACGTTGAGATTTCATTGGAGAGTGCCGAAGATTTGGCCATCGAGCCAGAGGATGAACTTCGTTTGAGAAAAATGATGGAGAATGTCCTGTTTGAAAATTACATAATCCCACTGGAGGATGATAGCGAATCTGCATGGAACTCCCTCTACTGGGATTATGAGAACGTTGGACTGGACGTGAGGCCCGACATTATGGCTAGAAAACTCAACAAGTTGTACCAAAACGTAGAAGAGAAAGATCGCAAATGGATTATTGAACAATTTAGCCATGGACCAGGTCTTTCGTCAACGAAAACAATACTCAGCGATGAAACTTCTCTTGCTTTAGCcaatatttttcaaacaatacCGACGCATATCGGTAGTAGACTTCTGAGCAGCCAACGGAATATTCAATGGGACGGACATAAATTTCTGCCCAAAGTGACGAAATTATTCAGGATTAACTTGGATAAGCTCAGACACAGTTTCAAGCCCGTGAGAAACGTTCCAGTCAAGTATTCAGTCATCGATTTGCGACTGGATCTGAACGTTCAACCGGCCATGTCACGGATTAATTTCGAGAGACAGCCTCAAATTCCTGAATTTC GCACTGctagaaaaggaaatgaagaaatgCAAACTACAGTGAAACCAGATGAACGGCTGCTTACAAGTGACACAACCGGAAATGAATCGAGCCCTGGAGTGCTGCAAG GTCTCTTTCAAACCATTCGTGGAGCCATTACCGGCGGAGGCATAGAGACTGCCCCGTACACTGTGATTAGACAAGAAAAG GAATATGAAGAGAGGCTTTATCCAGCTCAGAAATGGGTGAGAACCCAGATGAAGAACATATCTAAAGATGGTGCTTCTTCTGCCATGTTCTGGAAACTATTCAACTACATTTCAGGCCAGAATGCGAAGCAAACCAAAATTCCGATGACAGCTCCCGTGACTGTTTTTATTGAACCTGGATCTGGGCCCAATTGCGAAAGCACTTTCACTATGGCATTTTATGTGCCTTCTGGATTCCAGGAAGATACACCAGAGCCAACTGCAGATGATGTGTCCATTGAAGAACGTCCAGAATTCAAGGTTTTAGCCAG AGTATTTCAAGGCCCTACTGATGATACAGCTTTTGTGGAGCAGGCAGTTCATTTTGGGGAATTAATTCAGTCAAATAAGGAAACTGGGGTTGTTTTTGATACTTATTTCTTTGTGCAATATTATAATGGAAATCCTGGTTCCGCTGAGATCAATGAGATATGGTTCAAGAAATCCGACTAA
- the LOC130695556 gene encoding uncharacterized protein LOC130695556 isoform X1 — protein sequence MDSKQAVVLFFSLIIIESLALNLEDCNKPNAGFPIVFDTVSLGDFHMRTYEKAMASSASRFYFAPLALLEHTSASSGRNNLTGENQLVFRVEMWNDELHYIVKDHLSNITGLSMAENRVNILPFEKVSLRCQRCSPARSDSRWRSFSQSPKHMEFRMVCTTLEECHNLREQMIHHPEQFSSHLMLFFRMEGNKDSIRRKSASVTSEHIWNGPIMLDLNRRFSNSSFALVTSHDRGRIVSETLENVLADVEISLESAEDLAIEPEDELRLRKMMENVLFENYIIPLEDDSESAWNSLYWDYENVGLDVRPDIMARKLNKLYQNVEEKDRKWIIEQFSHGPGLSSTKTILSDETSLALANIFQTIPTHIGSRLLSSQRNIQWDGHKFLPKVTKLFRINLDKLRHSFKPVRNVPVKYSVIDLRLDLNVQPAMSRINFERQPQIPEFRTARKGNEEMQTTVKPDERLLTSDTTGNESSPGVLQGLFQTIRGAITGGGIETAPYTVIRQEKEYEERLYPAQKWVRTQMKNISKDGASSAMFWKLFNYISGQNAKQTKIPMTAPVTVFIEPGSGPNCESTFTMAFYVPSGFQEDTPEPTADDVSIEERPEFKVLARTYGGFSNDRVTKQEHINLFTSLSEDDKQLVDQFAPYYYAGYDPPFKLFFRHNEVWMNSFKHRLQIDAELEQQAIIPPNSCNGVNPPEN from the exons ATGGATTCAAA ACAGGctgttgttctgtttttttctctcatcaTTATCGAGTCCCTGGCTTTAAATCTTGAAGATTGCAACAAGCCAAATGCCGGCTTTCCAATTGTCTTCGATACCGTGTCACTTGGCGATTTCCACATGCGCACCTACGAGAAAGCGATGGCATCTTCAGCCTCCCGATTCTACTTCGCTCCGTTGGCTTTGCTGGAACATACGAGCGCCTCGAGTGGGCGTAATAATTTGACCGGTGAGAACCAGTTGGTGTTCCGCGTTGAGATGTGGAATGATGAGCTGCACTACATCGTGAAAGACCATTTGAGCAACATTACTGGTCTATCTATGGCGGAGAATAGAGTAAATATACTACCGTTTGAAAAGGTTTCTCTACGATGTCAACGATGCAGCCCGGCGCGTTCGGACAGCCGCTGGCGATCTTTTTCGCAAAGTCCCAAACACATGGAATTCCGAATGGTTTGTACGACATTGGAAGAGTGTCACAATCTTCGGGAGCAGATGATTCATCATCCCGAGCAGTTCTCTTCGCATTTGATGCTATTTTTCCGAATGGAGGGTAACAAAGACTCTATACGGCGTAAATCTGCGTCGGTCACCAGCGAACACATTTGGAACGGACCAATCATGTTGGATTTGAATAGAAGATtttctaattcttcttttgccttGGTGACTTCGCATGATCGTGGAAGGATCGTGTCGGAGACTTTGGAGAATGTCTTGGCTGACGTTGAGATTTCATTGGAGAGTGCCGAAGATTTGGCCATCGAGCCAGAGGATGAACTTCGTTTGAGAAAAATGATGGAGAATGTCCTGTTTGAAAATTACATAATCCCACTGGAGGATGATAGCGAATCTGCATGGAACTCCCTCTACTGGGATTATGAGAACGTTGGACTGGACGTGAGGCCCGACATTATGGCTAGAAAACTCAACAAGTTGTACCAAAACGTAGAAGAGAAAGATCGCAAATGGATTATTGAACAATTTAGCCATGGACCAGGTCTTTCGTCAACGAAAACAATACTCAGCGATGAAACTTCTCTTGCTTTAGCcaatatttttcaaacaatacCGACGCATATCGGTAGTAGACTTCTGAGCAGCCAACGGAATATTCAATGGGACGGACATAAATTTCTGCCCAAAGTGACGAAATTATTCAGGATTAACTTGGATAAGCTCAGACACAGTTTCAAGCCCGTGAGAAACGTTCCAGTCAAGTATTCAGTCATCGATTTGCGACTGGATCTGAACGTTCAACCGGCCATGTCACGGATTAATTTCGAGAGACAGCCTCAAATTCCTGAATTTC GCACTGctagaaaaggaaatgaagaaatgCAAACTACAGTGAAACCAGATGAACGGCTGCTTACAAGTGACACAACCGGAAATGAATCGAGCCCTGGAGTGCTGCAAG GTCTCTTTCAAACCATTCGTGGAGCCATTACCGGCGGAGGCATAGAGACTGCCCCGTACACTGTGATTAGACAAGAAAAG GAATATGAAGAGAGGCTTTATCCAGCTCAGAAATGGGTGAGAACCCAGATGAAGAACATATCTAAAGATGGTGCTTCTTCTGCCATGTTCTGGAAACTATTCAACTACATTTCAGGCCAGAATGCGAAGCAAACCAAAATTCCGATGACAGCTCCCGTGACTGTTTTTATTGAACCTGGATCTGGGCCCAATTGCGAAAGCACTTTCACTATGGCATTTTATGTGCCTTCTGGATTCCAGGAAGATACACCAGAGCCAACTGCAGATGATGTGTCCATTGAAGAACGTCCAGAATTCAAGGTTTTAGCCAG GACTTATGGAGGCTTTTCGAACGACCGCGTCACCAAACAAGAGCACATCAACCTTTTCACTTCCCTATCCGAGGACGACAAACAACTAGTAGATCAGTTTGCACCATATTATTACGCCGGTTACGATCCCCCATTCAAACTATTTTTCCGTCACAACGAAGTATGGATGAATAGCTTCAAACATCGCTTGCAAATAGATGCGGAACTCGAGCAGCAGGCTATCATACCGCCCAATTCTTGCAATGGAGTCAATCCACCAGAAAACTGA
- the LOC130695554 gene encoding nonsense-mediated mRNA decay factor SMG8-like: MLYGNKFRFPEKIDDRIFPTVDPNVTVVSFIGKTNLVNQLPTKISCINDYFKHPIFHSSKIDEESSIEGYFCSKKKVLFLYSSNIYDTNTLLMLDKHDDTLFEKGFLHYFSNLRDTSTRHLLFLFLVSHICVVTNASSSFDLNYIQLFKTLDSVRTKLQGSVAEVLKTVPGLPKDWLTLGRLCSPRVLFYFEQRPPVLDENLKSLQHLMEDQIYRLLRKCRVITNVCTNSLFAIPSNQEFVFFKPRQQDRFTFLLELLNDTFEIGNESPNDFREFLSQHITLAQTEGFSDNVGRHVGPSIFVLPPARVWFDAAFKLFDFFTNSSANGLKGFQLLHSILDVEGQFSEARCLKVLPLALAAYQENLHSHYSSQYHENKKTQAKALLSSHGRGPAVQKFLGRLDTECDRFWRNGRRMCEFPSIIGNPCIQPVHRVHAEENGDSKLPVLPHMSGVRYVSACSCGRRQANREDPYDVEYANYGFYRLIEEECCGRLRRVTFPIFKPSSDHFEPANLKGASKSMHFARDVEKLITGTEDLSLGPDENEFPALSVDHLSQVAADDHEESQTSLGKGEATEAIDEDNIMEIAGTHELPAVSTRDFSTTEYLPCMLHVNSPTGILPRYSSWSLVCLGSSSLYSHNAGLSDQPGFLAGSGFLLPWDIPVRLQHNESNGLESRRAHNLGYSGKGKRIKQGQHEFTVKIFIGVEYECPRGHRFMSSSPGRVLKATGAGLVKDSAQLITQNDVPLYLPCPCPYNRGGKALIAQLMRLHVVTPKAAVHVTVDPKVRPAPPPCPEFVTGFTEPIQLSPSSYWILRFPYVYEDENQIYTHPKENARAAQHGYLLKGTCGVMELVNE; this comes from the exons ATGCTTTACGGGAACAAATTTCGCTTTCCAGAAAAAATAGACGATAG gATTTTTCCAACGGTTGATCCAAATGTTACAGTTGTAAGTTTCATAGGAAAAACGAATCTGGTAAACCAACTCCCCACAAAGATTTCATGCATCAATGATTATTTTAAGCACCCGATCTTTCACAGCAGTAAAATTGACGAGGAG agttcAATAGAGGGATACTtttgttcaaagaaaaaagtcttGTTTCTATATAGCTCTAATATCTATGATACAAACACCTTATTAATGCTTGATAAACATGATGACACTTTGTTTGAGAAG GGATTTCTTCACTACTTCTCCAACTTGAGAGATACCTCTACAAgacatcttttatttctttttcttgtttcccaTATATGTGTTGTAACAAATGCTAGTTCTAGTTTTGATTTGAACTACATCCAACTATTTAAAACACTGGACAGTGTTCGAACAAAATTACAGGGTAGTGTTGCTGAAGTGCTAAAAACTGTTCCTGGTTTACCTAAG GATTGGTTGACGCTAGGTAGACTTTGTTCTCCTCGTGTACTTTTCTACTTTGAACAAAGACCGCCAGTTTTGgatgaaaatttgaaatcctTGCAACACTTAATGGAGGATCAAATTTATCGGTTATTAAGAAAATGCCGCGTGATAACCAATGTTTG CACCAATTCCCTATTTGCAATTCCAAGCAATCAAGAATTTGTCTTTTTCAAACCAAGGCAGCAAGACAGATTCACTTTTCTATTGGAGTTGCTAAATGATACGTTCGAAATCGGAAATGAAAGCCCAAATGACTTCCGTGAATTTCTTAGCCAACATATAACTTTAGCACAAACTGAAG GATTTTCTGACAATGTGGGAAGGCATGTTGGCCCTAGTATTTTTGTG CTTCCTCCGGCAAGAGTGTGGTTTGACGCCGCCTTTAAGTTGTTTGACTTCTTCACCAATAGTTCAGCTAATGGTTTAAAA GGTTTCCAGTTATTGCATTCCATTTTGGATGTTGAAGGACAATTTAGCGAAGCTCGTTGTTTAAAAGTTCTTCCTTTGGCTCTAGCAGCATACCAAGAGAACTTACATTCTCATTATAGCTCGCAATATCACGAGAACAAG AAAACGCAAGCTAAAGCGCTACTGTCTAGTCATGGAAGAGGTCCAGCCGTGCAAAAATTTCTTGGTCGTTTGGACACTGAGTGTGACCGGTTTTGGCGTAATGGACGGCGTATGTGCGAATTTCCCAGCATCATTGGTAATCCTTGCATTCAGCCTGTTCATAGAGTACACGCTGAGGAAAACGGCGATAGCAAGCTGCCTGTTCTTCCGCATATGAGCGGTGTACGGTATGTATCTGCGTGCTCGTGTGGAAGACGCCAG GCAAACAGAGAAGATCCGTATGATGTCGAATATGCTAATTACGGCTTTTACCGCCTGATTGAAGAGGAATGTTGTGGCCGGCTTCGTCGTGTAACATTTCCAATATTCAAACCCAGCAGCGATCATTTCGA ACCAGCCAACTTGAAAGGAGCCTCAAAATCAATGCACTTTGCGAGAGATGTTGAAAAATTGATTACGGGAACTGAGGATTTAAGTCTTGGACCTGACGAAAATGAGTTTCCGGCCTTGTCGGTTGATCACCTTAGCCAAGTTGCTGCTGATGACCATGAAGAATCCCAGACTTCCTTAGGAAAAGGAGAAGCAACAGAGGCCATTGATGAAGACAATATTATGGAAATAGCGGGAACTCACGAACTGCCTGCCGTGTCCACGCGGGACTTTTCAACTACCGAATATCTCCCGTGCATGCTTCACGTGAACTCACCAACGGGAATCTTGCCGCGTTATTCCTCCTGGAGCCTTGTTTGCCTAGGATCGTCTAGCTTGTATTCACACAATGCAG GGTTGTCAGATCAACCAGGATTTCTTGCTGGTTCCGGATTCCTTTTGCCATGGGACATTCCCGTACGTTTACAACATAACGAATCAAATGGACTAGAAAGCAGGCGAGCACATAACCTAGG GTATTCTGGCAAAGGCAAACGTATAAAGCAAGGGCAACATGAGTTCACTGTAAAGATATTCATTGGAGTCGAGTACGAGTGTCCAAGAGGGCATCGGTTCATGAGTTCCTCGCCTGGACGAGTCCTAAAAGCCACAGGTGCTGGACTAGTGAAAGATTCCGCCCAACTTATTACGCAGAATGATGTTCCGCTTTACCTACCGTGCCCGTGCCCCTATAA TCGCGGTGGCAAAGCTTTGATAGCTCAGCTTATGCGCCTCCATGTAGTGACACCTAAAGCTGCTGTACATGTTACGGTTGACCCTAAAGTTCGACCGGCACCACCGCCATGCCCTGAATTTGTCACTGGATTTACGGAGCCCATTCAACTGTCACCAAGTAGCTATTGGATCCTGCGTTTTCCTTATGTTtatgaagatgaaaatcagATTTACACACATCCTAAAGAAAATGCACGCGCAGCTCAACACGGCTACCTCTTGAAGGGAACATGCGGAGTTATGGAATTAGTAAATGAGTGA
- the LOC130695566 gene encoding LOW QUALITY PROTEIN: TBC1 domain family member 20-like (The sequence of the model RefSeq protein was modified relative to this genomic sequence to represent the inferred CDS: deleted 1 base in 1 codon) has translation MSNVVPEQSHGGEDFSYDKESTSSTDTEEYLDLADLNDFMDCNTAPFCQTDKQKVIERLLENCCDITSFKEVCFSPGGLMNDTLRNNIWPLVDQSDGILERNSTEEIKHHHYYNQVVLDVKRILKRFPPGINESIQADLQIKVTELIIGVLIANEGLHYYQGFHDIAITLLLVLGEEKSYNVLCHLSQSHFKMFMGPDMEPTMEILNLVYALVKNENRDLYNYLMRSELGTIFCLPWTITWFGHVLNDYETVTRLFDAFIFSHPWTSMYLSAVVVLHRASDIFLTPCEMPLLHQMLSNIPDNLPFDTLLTETAKLMITYPPDIMEKTIREMHTENIRRIKEEDEERKRRMEQRKAILQGNQKKASVQRWTPWPRLITLKSQTVKVVALSVSVATVAFIYNYVRPNLEIF, from the exons ATGAGTAATGTGGTGCCGGAACAAAGTCATGGCGGCGAAGACTTTAGCTACGATAAAGAGAGCACGAGTAGCACTGACACAGAAGAATATTTGGACCTCGCCGATTTGAACGATTTCATGGATTGCAATACAGCACCCTTTTGTCAGACCGACAAACAGAAAGTAATCGAAAGGTTACTTGAAAATTGCTGTGATATCACTTCTTTCAAAGAAGTCTGTTTTTCACCTGGAGGCCTCATGAATG ATACTCTACGGAATAATATATGGCCATTAGTAGATCAAAGCGATGGCATCTTAGAAAGAAATTCCACAGAAGAAATAAAGCATCATCACTATTACAACCAAGTTGTGTTGGATGTTAAACGAATACTAAAACGGTTCCCTCCAG GTATTAATGAATCTATTCAAGCTGACCTCCAAATAAAAGTCACAGAATTGATTATAGGAGTGCTAATAGCAAATGAAGGTTTACATTACTACCAG GGTTTTCATGATATTGCCATCACTCTCCTGCTTGTACTGGGTGAAGAGAAGAGTTACAATGTGCTATGCCATCTTTCACAGTCACATTTCAAGATGTTCATGGGACCAGATATGGAACCAACAATGGAAATCCTAAACTTGGTGTATGCACTAgtcaag aatgaaaatcgCGATTTATATAACTATCTGAtgag GTCTGAGCTAGGGACAATTTTCTGCCTTCCTTGGACGATCACTTGGTTCGGCCATGTTCTTAACGATTACGAAACTGTCACCCGATTGTTCGACGCCTTCATTTTTTCACACCCCTGGACATCGATGTATCTGTCTGCCGTTGTAGTATTGCATAGGGCAAGCGATATTTTTTTGACACCTTGCGAAATGCCACTCCTACATCAAATGCTTTCCAAT ATCCCCGACAATTTGCCGTTTGATACTCTCTTGACTGAAACAGCGAAGTTGATGATTACTTATCCACCAGATATCATGGAAAAAACTATCAGAGAGATGCACACCGAAAA CATTCGCAGGATCAAAGAAGAGGACGAGGAGCGCAAGAGGAGAATGGAACAGCGGAAAGCGATTTTACAAGGAAATCAGAAGAAAGCATCGGTACAGCGCTGGACTCCTTGGCCTCGTTTAATAACTTTAAAATCACAGACTGTCAAAGTTGTTGCTCTTAGTGTAAGTGTTGCCACGGTTGCTTTTATTTATAATTATGTTAGACCTAATTTGGAGATATTTTGA